One Peromyscus leucopus breed LL Stock chromosome 4, UCI_PerLeu_2.1, whole genome shotgun sequence genomic region harbors:
- the LOC114692750 gene encoding eukaryotic initiation factor 4A-I, producing MSASQDSRSRDNGPDGMEPEGVIESNWNEIVDSFDDMNLSESLLRGIYAYGFEKPSAIQQRAILPCIKGYDVIAQAQSGTGKTATFAISILQQIELDLKATQALVLAPTRELAQQIQKVVMALGDYMGASCHACIGGTNVRAEVQKLQMEAPHIIVGTPGRVFDMLNRRYLSPKYIKMFVLDEADEMLSRGFKDQIYDIFQKLNSNTQVVLLSATMPSDVLEVTKKFMRDPIRILVKKEELTLEGIRQFYINVEREEWKLDTLCDLYETLTITQAVIFINTRRKVDWLTEKMHARDFTVSAMHGDMDQKERDVIMREFRSGSSRVLITTDLLARGIDVQQVSLVINYDLPTNRENYIHRIGRGGRFGRKGVAINMVTEEDKRTLRDIETFYNTSIEEMPLNVADLI from the coding sequence ATGTCTGCGAGTCAGGATTCTCGATCCAGAGACAATGGCCCCGACGGGATGGAGCCTGAAGGCGTCATCGAGAGTAACTGGAATGAGATTGTGGATAGCTTCGATGACATGAATCTCTCCGAATCCCTCCTCCGTGGTATTTATGCCTATGGTTTTGAGAAGCCGTCTGCCATCCAGCAGCGGGCCATTCTTCCTTGTATCAAGGGTTATGATGTGATCGCCCAAGCCCAGTCTGGGACTGGGAAGACAGCTACCTTTGCCATATCTATCCTGCAGCAGATTGAGTTAGATCTAAAGGCCACTCAGGCTTTGGTTCTGGCGCCCACTCGGGAGTTGGCGCAGCAGATACAAAAAGTGGTCATGGCTTTAGGAGACTACATGGGTGCCTCTTGTCATGCCTGTATTGGGGGCACCAATGTTCGTGCTGAGGTGCAGAAGCTGCAAATGGAAGCTCCCCATATCATCGTGGGCACCCCTGGCAGGGTGTTTGATATGCTTAACCGGAGATACCTGTCCCCCAAATACATCAAGATGTTTGTACTGGATGAAGCAGACGAAATGTTAAGCCGTGGGTTCAAGGACCAGATCTATGATATATTCCAAAAACTCAACAGTAACACACAGGTAGTTTTGTTGTCCGCTACAATGCCCTCTGATGTCCTTGAAGTGACCAAGAAGTTCATGAGAGACCCCATTCGGATCCTTGTGAAGAAGGAAGAACTGACCCTGGAGGGTATCCGCCAATTCTACATCAATGTGGAGCGAGAGGAGTGGAAGCTTGACACATTGTGTGACTTGTATGAAACCCTGACTATTACCCAGGCAGTAATCTTTATCAATACCAGAAGGAAGGTGGATTGGCTCACTGAGAAAATGCATGCCCGGGATTTCACCGTTTCTGCCATGCATGGAGATATGGACCAAAAGGAACGAGATGTGATCATGAGGGAGTTCCGGTCTGGTTCTAGCAGAGTATTAATTACCACTGACCTGTTGGCCAGAGGCATTGATGTACAGCAGGTCTCCCTAGTCATCAATTACGACCTTCCCACCAACAGGGAAAACTACATCCACAGAATTGGTCGTGGTGGTCGCTTTGGCCGTAAAGGTGTGGCTATTAACATGGTGACAGAAGAAGACAAAAGGACTCTTCGAGACATTGAGACATTCTACAACACCTCCATTGAAGAGATGCCCCTCAATGTTGCTGACCTCATTTGA